Proteins encoded by one window of Bacteroidia bacterium:
- a CDS encoding acyl-CoA dehydrogenase family protein encodes MSTIQEKNQSVKGGEFIIKESRAENTFIPEEFSEEHVMIEQTANDFLKQEVHTVLDRIDAMEAGLMPSLLDKAGELGLLGISVPEQYGGFGKDFITGTLLTETLGAGHSFSVAMAAHTGIGTLPILYFGNAMQKEKYLPLLASGQWKASYCLTEPGSGSDALAAKTKAVLSADGKHYILNGQKMWITNAGFADLFVVFAQVDGDKFTGFIVEKTYAGLSLGEEEHKMGIKGSSTRQVFFSDCKVPVENVLGEIGKGHLIAFNILNIGRLKLCAAALGGAKHVSTHSISYANTREQFKLPIAKFGAIRYKLAQQAIRIYACESALYRTSFMIDELEKQKLAEGIEYSQALLQAAEEYAVECAILKVDGSEALDYVADEGVQIYGGYGYSADFPMDRSYRDSRINRIFEGTNEINRLLTVDMILKRAMKGKIDLMTPAMNIQKELMAIPDFSEPDTSLFAQEKKFLANYKKALLAVAGSAVQKLMMTLSKEQEILMNIADMAIAIYISESILLRTEKLVKLRGEENCSIQLDMMRVYVNDAADRIALAGKEAINSFAEGDEQRMLLMGLKRFTKVPPFNVKDARRRIAARLIEKNEYCF; translated from the coding sequence ATGTCAACAATTCAGGAAAAAAACCAATCGGTTAAAGGAGGAGAATTTATTATTAAAGAATCAAGGGCTGAAAACACTTTTATCCCTGAAGAGTTTAGCGAAGAGCATGTAATGATTGAGCAAACCGCTAACGATTTTTTAAAGCAGGAAGTACATACCGTACTTGACCGAATTGATGCAATGGAAGCGGGACTCATGCCATCACTATTAGATAAGGCAGGTGAACTTGGACTACTTGGCATATCGGTTCCAGAACAATATGGTGGATTTGGAAAGGATTTTATTACTGGCACATTACTGACAGAAACATTAGGCGCTGGTCATTCATTTTCAGTTGCAATGGCAGCACATACAGGAATTGGAACATTGCCAATCTTGTATTTTGGTAATGCAATGCAAAAAGAGAAATATCTGCCGTTGTTAGCATCAGGTCAATGGAAAGCATCCTACTGTTTAACTGAACCCGGTTCCGGTTCAGATGCACTTGCAGCAAAAACTAAGGCTGTTCTTTCTGCTGATGGAAAACATTATATTCTTAACGGACAAAAAATGTGGATTACCAATGCAGGCTTTGCAGATTTGTTTGTGGTTTTTGCACAGGTTGATGGAGATAAGTTCACCGGATTTATTGTAGAGAAGACTTACGCTGGACTCTCACTTGGCGAAGAAGAACATAAGATGGGAATTAAAGGATCAAGTACAAGGCAGGTTTTTTTTAGTGATTGTAAAGTTCCTGTAGAAAATGTTTTGGGTGAAATAGGTAAAGGACATCTAATAGCTTTCAATATTTTAAATATCGGCCGATTAAAATTATGTGCGGCTGCATTAGGTGGAGCAAAGCATGTGAGTACACATTCCATTTCATATGCAAACACACGTGAACAGTTTAAATTGCCAATAGCAAAATTTGGTGCCATCAGATATAAACTTGCACAGCAGGCCATCAGAATTTATGCTTGTGAAAGTGCTTTGTATCGCACATCATTTATGATTGACGAACTCGAAAAGCAAAAACTTGCTGAAGGTATTGAGTATTCTCAGGCATTACTTCAGGCGGCAGAAGAGTACGCTGTTGAATGTGCTATTCTTAAAGTTGATGGCTCAGAGGCACTTGATTATGTTGCTGATGAAGGCGTGCAGATTTATGGAGGTTATGGTTATAGTGCAGATTTTCCAATGGACAGATCTTACAGAGATTCACGAATCAACAGAATATTTGAAGGTACAAATGAGATTAACAGACTCCTTACTGTTGATATGATTCTTAAGCGTGCCATGAAAGGTAAGATTGATTTAATGACACCTGCTATGAATATTCAAAAAGAGCTTATGGCTATACCTGATTTTAGTGAACCTGATACGTCATTGTTTGCGCAGGAGAAAAAGTTTTTAGCTAATTATAAAAAAGCATTGTTGGCAGTTGCAGGTTCTGCTGTACAAAAATTGATGATGACACTTTCAAAAGAACAGGAAATCCTGATGAATATTGCAGATATGGCTATTGCAATTTATATTTCAGAGTCAATTTTATTGCGGACAGAAAAACTTGTTAAATTGAGAGGTGAAGAAAACTGCAGTATTCAACTTGATATGATGAGGGTTTATGTAAATGATGCGGCAGATAGAATTGCATTGGCAGGAAAAGAAGCAATTAATTCCTTTGCGGAAGGCGATGAACAGCGAATGTTGCTCATGGGATTAAAACGATTTACCAAAGTTCCACCATTCAATGTTAAAGATGCAAGAAGAAGAATTGCAGCCCGCTTAATCGAAAAGAACGAATACTGCTTCTGA
- a CDS encoding GNAT family N-acetyltransferase, producing MAENYHYHHYTPSDLDEILDLFSLSFNGLKLSSDYYKWRVLDTPVNKNLVDLFKNDNGKIISHYAVCPVISFYNGKTTHSELSLITMTHPEYKSLGLFPKLAAKLYERSFMEENIQLVYGFPNTNSHYSFVRKLAWNDVYMIPTMKKTFSTAVQGDKNFTEIFNADQRFDKLWEQHTQHTDRFYANVRNSTFINWRFFKRPDKKYRLFAFENNSNIEGYFVIKEYNNTSTKEIDVVDFLFMHDFDTSAFFNAIAQLATALDAKTANMWIPYNTPLYNQAEKSGYLPKEHITYLGYKPFNPDNKLDELRIPTKWYLTMCDSDVY from the coding sequence ATGGCAGAAAATTATCATTATCATCACTACACCCCATCAGATCTTGATGAAATACTTGACCTGTTTTCTCTTTCATTTAACGGACTAAAACTTTCATCAGACTATTACAAATGGCGAGTTTTAGACACCCCTGTAAATAAAAATTTGGTTGATTTATTTAAGAATGACAATGGTAAAATAATAAGTCATTATGCTGTGTGTCCTGTTATATCTTTTTATAATGGTAAAACAACACACAGTGAACTTTCGCTCATCACCATGACACATCCTGAATATAAATCATTAGGACTGTTTCCAAAACTTGCTGCCAAGCTTTATGAGCGCTCTTTTATGGAAGAAAATATTCAATTGGTTTATGGGTTTCCAAACACCAACTCGCATTACAGTTTTGTAAGAAAACTGGCATGGAATGATGTGTACATGATTCCAACAATGAAAAAGACTTTTTCAACCGCTGTGCAGGGAGACAAAAACTTTACAGAGATTTTTAATGCTGACCAACGTTTTGACAAGTTATGGGAACAACACACACAGCATACAGATCGTTTTTATGCCAATGTCAGAAACAGTACATTTATTAACTGGCGTTTTTTTAAACGTCCTGATAAAAAATATCGGTTGTTTGCATTTGAAAATAACAGCAATATAGAAGGTTATTTTGTAATAAAGGAATACAACAACACATCAACAAAAGAAATAGATGTTGTTGATTTTCTTTTTATGCATGATTTTGATACAAGTGCATTCTTTAATGCTATTGCACAATTAGCAACAGCGTTAGATGCCAAAACAGCAAACATGTGGATTCCATATAATACGCCACTGTATAATCAAGCTGAAAAATCAGGCTACCTGCCTAAAGAACATATAACATACTTAGGCTACAAACCATTCAACCCCGACAATAAATTAGATGAGTTACGAATACCAACAAAATGGTATTTGACAATGTGTGATTCTGATGTTTACTGA
- a CDS encoding aminopeptidase, with product MIRKVFIPTLILIFLFIGFYYRQWLVYGISQLKGQLNIIYNAQPIGEVIENPLTPDSIKTKLLLIREIKKFAVDSLGLSETNNYETYYDQKGEPALWVLTAAPEFKMEPYKWHYPFLGSLSYKGFFQKQKGVYELQLLKKKGFDADLSTVSAWSTLGWFGDPVMSSMMRKNVGSLAELIIHEMTHTTLYVKGNVTFNENLATFIGEIGAEKFLSDKFKGDSVILTNYVNHRNDNRIFSEFVVSSSATLDTLYNDVSFKMVPYSDKLRLKYQKIVSIVLRISKLPLNNLQKFEWNLKSKKLPDNTWFLSYSDYHALQPEISRVYNDSCNSSIRKLIKYYKK from the coding sequence ATGATCAGGAAGGTTTTTATTCCAACACTCATTTTAATTTTTTTATTTATTGGATTTTATTACCGGCAATGGCTGGTTTATGGAATTAGTCAGCTCAAAGGTCAGTTAAATATTATTTATAACGCACAGCCAATTGGCGAAGTAATTGAGAATCCTTTAACACCCGATTCTATAAAAACAAAACTTTTGCTAATTCGTGAGATAAAGAAATTTGCTGTTGATTCCTTAGGATTATCTGAAACCAACAACTACGAAACCTACTATGATCAAAAGGGGGAGCCTGCTTTGTGGGTACTCACTGCTGCTCCCGAATTTAAAATGGAGCCATATAAATGGCACTATCCGTTTCTTGGATCACTGTCATATAAAGGATTTTTCCAAAAACAAAAAGGGGTTTACGAATTGCAATTGTTGAAGAAAAAGGGTTTTGATGCTGATTTGTCAACGGTTTCTGCCTGGAGTACACTTGGGTGGTTTGGCGATCCTGTAATGTCATCAATGATGCGTAAGAATGTTGGTTCACTCGCTGAGTTGATTATTCATGAGATGACTCATACAACACTTTATGTTAAAGGTAATGTTACATTCAATGAGAATCTTGCTACTTTTATTGGTGAAATTGGTGCTGAAAAATTTCTATCAGATAAATTTAAGGGCGACAGTGTTATTCTGACTAATTACGTTAATCATCGCAATGATAACAGAATATTTTCTGAGTTTGTTGTTTCATCATCAGCAACATTAGATACATTGTATAATGATGTTTCGTTCAAAATGGTGCCCTATTCAGATAAACTACGTTTGAAATATCAAAAAATAGTGTCAATTGTATTACGCATATCTAAACTACCGCTGAATAATCTACAAAAGTTTGAGTGGAATTTGAAAAGTAAAAAGTTACCTGATAATACATGGTTTCTTTCCTATTCCGATTATCATGCTTTGCAGCCTGAAATTAGTCGGGTGTATAATGATTCCTGTAATAGCTCAATTCGGAAATTGATTAAGTATTATAAGAAGTAG
- a CDS encoding PKD domain-containing protein — translation MEGRSALNKLTKLWLTILVIAISLHQGFAQLPAASFSISQLSGCAPLTVYFNNTSTNATSYHWDFGNGVVSVIHSPVITFTTPGNFFVKLIATNASGSDSIISTQPIHIENKPVVQFTLNKSIACQGDTITFTNQSTVFDSCQWDFGDGVTSNQTNPTHIYTSAGTFQVTLVLFRLNSTCTQTLTKNNIIVIKPVPVVTATVDTFSTCNINKIFLFHATANTPSSYQWNFGDGGTATGTNVQHQYTQPGNFQVVVTATASGCYSAVNLSSPVTVLNNPTPVITSNITSGCNPLTVVLSTNVTGSSSIQWNLDNGQTSTLSTVGVLYNNVGNYNPYVIATYPNGCSSQSAPLTIHALQSPVSSFTTSNASGCKPLNISFQANACSGCSYQWNYGDGNSASQINGTNNYIQSGTFYPTLTVIAANGCTTTSNLPYGITVNGPEADFLADKITGCNPLSVNFANLSTGSTSWLWQFGTGDTSTANSPTYLYQNQGSYNVTLIASDGNGCKDTLRKQGYIKPGPSVNNFSNPQPVYGCAPLTVSLSDSSGANSWLWNFGDGSTANSQNVTHTYTTPGTYTVSLQTQSNGSTCSQTITNFATYIVGGGIADFTYNQTLCPPFIGTFTDSSLNAVSWLWNFGDGQTSTQQNPVHTYNHTGSYNVSLTITSANGCSSTKVEQYAMNFLNLGAAPAAHTLDTIPPLDVQFSANSIGATSWLWTFGDGDSSTLENPMHTYQSTGPFTISLTIANDSCSYTYSFPPTNFGSGGTFYDENHDTTQYTMHYDGCAPLTISFNNPFLNVVGSYWDFGDGNTSSQQNPVHTYNVPGIYDVMLIANLSNASVDTIYHSQAVKVAGTPITFTVNTVNTCNGSNIQAIPSNLNLQSYNWDFGDNQTSTQASPVHSYANTSNYIISLQAQDTSGCTVIYSKSLYANADANAIVSNKNRACASDTIIFSVQNTNYVSYIWDFGDGTSATGNPISHTYADSGAYSIQVVITDINGCTQTVNASQQVTIVKPLADFNINMLSSSCTMVNVQLTNTSTGSNSYTWDLGDGTMSSLTDVNKYYYYGPNPPYTYDIKLTAYNNGCASTKTISQAVIIPDFEVKFSYTRSQGCLPITINVTDSSLNAVSWKWSWGDGDTTFSQTSQHTFTTLPADKIKLFAKDVNGCEKNYELDNIQLPLAAFTQSDTIGCNPKMIHFTDSSKNAQQWFWKFGNGLTSTNQNPSITYNNIGNFTPSLIITDSFGCKDTVGGKVISISKPQADFAYTKSSGCVPVLVQFQNISSGASNYLWDFGDGTTSTLLNPNHIYTTGGNYQVTLTVTDAAGCSTTKTLANALHIPGPSASFSLSNNHGCQPLTISLNDSSQNVLTHFWSFGDGDTSLAASPVHTFNTAGSYLVTLIVKDANGCQSAFTHPDTIKVYNKPVAAFSISDSSICAGTSTSFVNLSQSSNSYKWLLGDGSTSQHSNVIHQYQSPGQYSITLVASNGYCSDTVNSINAVTVIPFPVADFGGSPLIGCVPLSSNMVNISTSLQNPVFMWDGGNGLTSSAFNPQFYYQSAGHYSVTLKVTNNGLCSDSITKHNFIAAQNNQPISPSEINYITVLDSNAIRISWQPSSATNLNRYELYRSNDDKNYNLIYTDTNINNSTFNLQLAFIDNNVTTNQNRYYYKLLTINNCNNSFPLDSSRAHATILLTTEPDTMANMLSWLPYSGKDVTIYSIYRSIDGLNYDLIAEVAGTESSYIDSTAYCQQEYSYKIEAQLAASIYTSESNNDASAPTSLVNQITTSIIRSTVVDNSSILTEWHEGSPFSELVSYYLIYKSSDKDLGNFILIDSVNSSTKYYLDRDVDVNTNTYQYKIEVENICQQRTGLTDLSGNILLQGKLDDMNNSRLEWTPYNGWKEGVERYEIQKQDENGNWKTIKSVDGKTHHMEEE, via the coding sequence GTGGAAGGAAGAAGTGCTTTAAATAAATTAACAAAACTGTGGCTTACCATTCTGGTTATTGCTATTTCGTTGCATCAAGGTTTTGCACAATTACCTGCTGCTTCATTTAGCATCAGCCAGTTGTCAGGCTGTGCTCCATTAACAGTCTATTTCAACAATACAAGTACCAATGCAACCAGCTATCATTGGGATTTTGGTAATGGTGTAGTTTCTGTTATACATAGTCCGGTAATTACTTTCACTACTCCTGGTAATTTCTTTGTTAAACTCATTGCAACAAATGCATCGGGCAGTGATTCTATAATTTCTACACAACCAATACATATAGAAAATAAACCTGTTGTTCAGTTTACACTCAATAAATCTATTGCATGTCAAGGTGATACTATAACCTTTACCAATCAAAGCACAGTCTTTGACAGCTGTCAATGGGATTTTGGTGATGGTGTAACAAGTAATCAAACGAATCCCACACATATTTATACATCAGCCGGAACATTTCAAGTTACTCTGGTTTTGTTCAGACTCAATTCAACTTGCACTCAAACTCTTACAAAAAACAATATAATTGTTATAAAGCCCGTCCCCGTTGTAACTGCTACTGTGGACACCTTTAGTACATGTAACATCAACAAGATATTTCTTTTTCATGCAACTGCAAATACACCTTCAAGTTACCAATGGAATTTTGGTGATGGCGGGACAGCAACAGGCACAAATGTGCAACATCAATATACACAACCCGGAAATTTTCAGGTAGTTGTCACTGCAACTGCTTCGGGTTGCTATTCTGCTGTGAATTTATCATCACCGGTAACAGTACTCAACAATCCTACTCCTGTAATTACTTCAAATATCACATCGGGCTGTAATCCTCTTACTGTTGTACTTTCCACCAATGTTACAGGATCATCATCCATTCAATGGAACTTAGACAACGGTCAGACATCTACATTATCTACAGTAGGCGTATTATACAATAATGTTGGAAATTATAATCCTTATGTAATAGCAACCTATCCTAATGGATGCTCAAGCCAGTCTGCACCATTAACAATTCATGCATTGCAATCTCCTGTATCGTCATTCACAACATCAAATGCCTCTGGCTGCAAGCCGCTGAATATTTCATTTCAGGCTAATGCATGTTCAGGATGCAGCTACCAATGGAATTATGGTGATGGTAATAGTGCATCACAAATAAATGGCACTAATAATTACATTCAGTCAGGAACATTCTATCCAACACTAACAGTAATTGCAGCCAATGGTTGCACAACTACATCAAACCTTCCTTATGGAATTACTGTTAACGGACCTGAGGCTGATTTTTTAGCAGATAAAATTACCGGATGTAATCCATTGTCTGTAAACTTTGCCAATCTTAGCACAGGCTCTACATCATGGCTTTGGCAATTTGGAACCGGTGACACTTCAACAGCTAATAGTCCTACCTATCTTTATCAGAACCAAGGCAGTTACAATGTAACATTGATTGCCTCTGATGGCAATGGCTGTAAAGACACCTTACGTAAACAAGGTTACATCAAGCCGGGACCGAGTGTAAATAACTTCAGCAATCCGCAACCCGTTTATGGATGTGCACCACTAACAGTTTCATTAAGCGATTCATCAGGGGCAAATTCATGGCTTTGGAATTTTGGTGATGGAAGTACTGCCAATTCACAAAATGTCACTCACACATATACCACTCCCGGCACGTACACTGTAAGTTTACAGACACAAAGCAATGGCTCAACATGTTCTCAAACCATTACAAATTTCGCCACATATATTGTTGGTGGTGGTATTGCTGATTTTACTTATAACCAAACTCTTTGTCCACCCTTTATAGGAACATTTACAGACAGTTCCTTAAATGCTGTTTCATGGCTATGGAATTTTGGTGATGGACAAACTTCAACGCAACAAAATCCTGTTCACACTTATAATCATACAGGAAGTTATAATGTTTCCTTAACCATCACTTCTGCCAATGGATGCTCTTCAACAAAGGTTGAACAATATGCAATGAACTTTTTAAACCTAGGTGCTGCACCTGCTGCTCACACATTGGATACCATTCCTCCTCTTGATGTTCAGTTCTCGGCAAACTCAATTGGTGCAACATCATGGCTATGGACTTTTGGCGATGGTGATTCTTCAACTCTTGAGAATCCAATGCACACCTATCAATCAACAGGCCCTTTTACCATCAGCCTGACAATTGCCAATGACAGTTGCAGCTATACATACAGTTTCCCACCTACAAACTTTGGAAGTGGTGGAACATTTTATGATGAAAACCATGATACTACACAATACACAATGCACTATGATGGCTGTGCACCATTAACAATAAGTTTCAACAACCCGTTTCTAAATGTTGTAGGTTCATATTGGGACTTTGGTGATGGCAATACTTCATCTCAACAAAATCCTGTGCATACCTATAACGTACCCGGAATTTACGATGTCATGCTCATAGCAAATCTTTCCAATGCCAGTGTTGACACTATATATCATTCACAAGCTGTAAAAGTGGCAGGAACACCAATAACATTTACAGTTAATACCGTTAACACCTGCAATGGCTCAAATATTCAGGCAATACCATCGAACCTGAATCTGCAAAGTTATAATTGGGATTTTGGTGATAATCAGACCAGCACACAGGCATCACCGGTACATAGCTATGCCAATACCAGCAATTACATTATTTCTTTACAGGCGCAAGACACAAGCGGATGCACCGTTATTTATTCCAAGAGTTTATATGCAAATGCTGATGCCAATGCTATTGTCTCGAACAAGAACAGAGCATGTGCATCAGATACCATTATCTTTTCAGTACAAAACACAAACTACGTAAGTTATATATGGGACTTTGGCGATGGCACTTCAGCAACAGGAAACCCTATCTCACATACTTACGCTGATTCTGGCGCCTATTCTATTCAGGTTGTCATAACGGATATTAATGGTTGTACACAGACTGTAAATGCATCACAACAAGTTACTATTGTAAAGCCATTGGCTGACTTTAACATCAATATGCTTTCTTCATCATGCACCATGGTGAACGTACAATTAACCAATACTTCTACCGGTAGCAATTCTTACACCTGGGATTTGGGAGATGGAACCATGTCATCACTGACAGATGTAAACAAATATTACTATTACGGACCTAACCCACCTTACACTTATGATATTAAACTAACTGCATACAATAATGGGTGTGCAAGTACTAAAACTATTTCACAGGCTGTAATTATACCTGACTTTGAAGTTAAATTCAGTTATACAAGAAGTCAGGGATGCTTACCTATAACAATTAATGTAACAGATTCAAGTCTCAATGCAGTATCGTGGAAGTGGTCTTGGGGTGATGGCGACACCACATTTTCTCAAACTTCGCAACACACATTTACTACATTACCAGCAGATAAAATAAAACTCTTTGCTAAAGATGTTAACGGATGTGAGAAAAATTATGAGCTTGACAATATTCAACTTCCACTAGCAGCATTTACGCAGTCAGATACCATAGGATGTAATCCAAAAATGATTCACTTTACAGATTCAAGCAAAAATGCACAACAATGGTTTTGGAAATTTGGCAATGGATTAACTTCCACAAATCAAAATCCCAGTATAACCTATAATAACATCGGCAATTTTACGCCATCGTTAATAATTACAGATTCATTTGGTTGCAAAGACACTGTTGGAGGAAAAGTCATTTCTATTTCAAAACCACAAGCTGATTTCGCTTACACAAAATCTTCAGGCTGTGTTCCTGTGCTTGTTCAATTTCAAAATATATCTTCAGGTGCTTCAAACTACTTATGGGATTTTGGTGATGGCACCACATCAACACTCCTTAATCCAAACCATATATACACAACAGGCGGAAACTATCAGGTTACTCTTACAGTAACAGATGCAGCAGGTTGCAGTACCACAAAAACTTTGGCAAATGCTTTACACATACCCGGGCCATCAGCTTCTTTTTCATTATCCAACAATCATGGATGCCAACCGCTAACTATCAGTCTCAACGATTCCTCACAAAATGTACTAACGCACTTTTGGAGTTTTGGAGATGGGGATACTTCTTTGGCAGCTTCACCCGTACATACTTTCAATACGGCAGGCTCATATCTGGTAACATTGATCGTAAAAGATGCAAACGGATGTCAATCGGCTTTTACACATCCTGACACAATTAAAGTTTATAACAAACCGGTTGCAGCTTTTTCAATAAGTGATTCTTCAATTTGTGCTGGCACTTCAACTTCTTTTGTCAATCTATCACAATCATCAAATAGCTACAAATGGCTTCTGGGTGATGGTAGCACTTCACAACACTCCAATGTTATCCATCAATATCAGTCTCCGGGACAATATAGCATAACATTAGTTGCTTCTAATGGATACTGTTCAGACACTGTTAACAGCATCAATGCCGTTACCGTTATACCTTTTCCGGTAGCCGATTTTGGAGGTTCACCATTAATTGGCTGTGTGCCACTTTCTTCAAACATGGTTAACATAAGTACATCACTACAAAATCCGGTCTTTATGTGGGATGGAGGCAACGGACTTACATCATCAGCGTTCAATCCACAGTTTTACTATCAAAGTGCAGGACATTATTCGGTGACATTAAAAGTAACTAATAACGGGCTTTGCAGTGATAGCATTACAAAACACAACTTCATTGCCGCTCAAAATAACCAACCCATATCACCTTCAGAAATCAACTACATCACAGTGCTCGACAGTAATGCAATCAGAATATCATGGCAACCTTCATCAGCCACAAATCTGAACCGATATGAATTATACAGATCGAATGATGATAAAAATTACAATTTGATTTATACTGATACCAACATAAACAACAGTACATTCAATCTTCAATTAGCATTTATTGATAATAACGTGACAACAAATCAAAATCGCTATTACTACAAACTTTTGACTATCAACAACTGCAATAATTCATTTCCTCTGGACAGCTCAAGAGCCCATGCTACAATTTTATTGACAACAGAGCCTGATACCATGGCAAATATGCTATCATGGCTACCGTACTCCGGTAAGGATGTTACTATCTACTCGATTTACCGCAGTATTGATGGATTGAATTATGACCTGATTGCAGAAGTAGCCGGAACAGAAAGTTCCTATATTGATTCTACAGCATATTGCCAACAGGAATATAGTTATAAAATAGAAGCGCAATTGGCTGCCAGTATATACACCTCCGAAAGTAACAATGATGCATCAGCACCAACGAGTCTTGTAAATCAAATAACCACTTCTATCATTCGTTCAACGGTGGTTGACAACAGCAGCATTTTAACAGAATGGCATGAGGGCAGTCCTTTTTCGGAGTTGGTCTCCTACTATTTAATCTACAAATCATCAGACAAAGACCTCGGAAATTTTATTTTAATTGACTCTGTAAACAGCAGTACAAAATACTATCTTGACAGAGATGTTGATGTCAATACAAATACCTATCAATACAAAATTGAAGTGGAAAACATTTGTCAGCAACGCACAGGTCTGACAGATTTATCAGGCAACATTCTTTTGCAAGGCAAATTAGACGATATGAACAACAGCAGACTTGAATGGACTCCATACAATGGCTGGAAAGAAGGTGTTGAGCGCTATGAAATACAAAAACAGGATGAAAATGGGAATTGGAAGACAATAAAATCTGTTGATGGCAAAACCCATCACATGGAGGAAGAATAA
- a CDS encoding PIG-L family deacetylase: MKNVLVVGAHPDDLEWMAGGTVAKIISEGGKVHLLTLTNGTWKDASGNFYRDKDIAIREASKAASVLGYTIEHLDEPCLDVNFRDELVVQVLNRIDKINADTIICPWIDDLHHDHEITARIAVSASRRVPRILMGMCNWYVFRTPFNPNFFVDISDTYSKKMAALECYESEMKRIGSTWRKYHDNITSNYGLMVNVERAEGFISYKYKL; this comes from the coding sequence ATGAAAAATGTATTAGTGGTAGGCGCACATCCTGACGATTTGGAATGGATGGCCGGTGGAACTGTTGCCAAAATTATTTCAGAAGGTGGCAAGGTTCATTTATTAACTTTAACTAATGGCACCTGGAAAGACGCTTCGGGCAATTTCTATCGTGATAAAGATATTGCAATCAGGGAAGCATCGAAAGCTGCCTCTGTATTAGGGTACACCATTGAACATTTGGATGAACCTTGCCTTGATGTAAATTTCAGAGATGAGTTAGTGGTTCAGGTTCTAAATCGTATTGACAAAATAAATGCTGATACGATAATTTGTCCTTGGATTGACGATTTGCATCACGATCATGAAATAACTGCACGTATAGCTGTAAGTGCAAGCAGACGTGTGCCACGTATACTCATGGGCATGTGCAACTGGTATGTCTTTCGTACACCTTTTAATCCTAACTTTTTTGTTGATATCAGCGACACGTATTCTAAAAAGATGGCTGCATTAGAATGCTATGAGTCAGAGATGAAACGTATTGGCAGTACTTGGAGAAAATATCATGACAACATCACTTCAAATTATGGTTTAATGGTGAATGTAGAACGCGCAGAAGGTTTTATCAGCTACAAATACAAATTGTAA
- a CDS encoding glycosyltransferase family 2 protein, with translation MTENCSIVIPVFNEEEILEKRIHLLVEDLKKHFKNFEIVLTENGSVDNTKVIIRKLAEKYDMVVAEIDDEKADYGQALINGINRARFEYITIFELDYLDMVFLQKSNELLNSYDLVIGSKKLSGDLDRRPFKRKLFTWLYNTGLHVAFSYKLTETHGLKSFKKSKLAHITNGCVTRHAVWPSEFCIRASRDKNLKVTEIGLSMPIEEIRTTRIKAIKRLKKTLDDILLLRRSIN, from the coding sequence ATGACAGAAAATTGTTCAATAGTAATACCGGTTTTTAATGAAGAAGAAATTCTTGAAAAAAGAATTCACCTTCTTGTTGAAGATTTAAAAAAGCATTTTAAAAATTTTGAAATCGTACTAACCGAAAACGGAAGCGTTGATAACACCAAAGTCATTATAAGAAAACTTGCCGAAAAGTATGATATGGTTGTTGCAGAAATTGATGATGAAAAAGCAGACTATGGTCAGGCTTTGATTAATGGTATAAATCGTGCTCGTTTTGAATATATCACCATATTTGAACTTGATTATTTAGATATGGTTTTTTTACAAAAATCTAATGAATTACTAAATTCATACGATCTGGTTATTGGCTCAAAAAAACTTTCGGGCGATCTCGACAGAAGACCATTTAAAAGAAAACTTTTTACATGGCTCTATAATACAGGACTTCATGTTGCATTTAGCTATAAGTTAACCGAGACTCATGGACTGAAAAGCTTTAAGAAAAGTAAATTAGCACATATTACCAATGGTTGTGTGACGCGACATGCCGTTTGGCCAAGCGAATTTTGCATAAGGGCTTCACGTGATAAAAATTTAAAAGTAACCGAGATTGGCTTATCTATGCCGATTGAAGAAATCAGAACTACACGTATTAAAGCAATAAAAAGATTAAAGAAGACACTTGACGACATTTTACTGTTACGCAGATCTATTAACTAA